One stretch of Caloenas nicobarica isolate bCalNic1 chromosome 2, bCalNic1.hap1, whole genome shotgun sequence DNA includes these proteins:
- the PTGR3 gene encoding prostaglandin reductase 3 yields MSFSAKSAALLSSRAPRCWWWRRWQEPPCAAPGPAWSYFGGSWPRPILDMSYSRHFLDFQGSSIPSSMKKLVVTKLSPNFREAVTLRQDSPVPLPGDGDLLVRNRFVGINASDINYSAGRYDPSVKPPFDIGFEGIGDVVALGLSASADYTVGQAVAYLKAGSFAEYTVVPAKQAVPLPSVKPEFLTLMVSGATAYISLKELGELSEGKKVLVTAAAGGTGQFAVQLAKKAKCHVIGTCSSDEKGGFLKSIGCDRTINYKTENVESVLRKDYPEGVDVVYESVGGKMFDLALNSLATKGRLIIIGFITGYQNPTGLQPVKAELLPAKLLKKSASIRGFFLNHYLSEYKTALKHLLKMYESRDLVCEVDFGDMSPEDKFTGLESVFRAVDYMYMGKNTGKIVVELPHSVNSKL; encoded by the exons ATGAGTTTTAGCGCGAAAAGCGCCGCTTTGCTGAGCTCCCGGGCACCGCGGTGCTGGTGGTGGCGACGGTGGCAGGAGCCGCCCTGCGCCGCGCCGGGTCCCGCCTGGTCCTACTTCGGTGGCAGCTGGCCGCGGCCCATCCTGGACATGTCCTACTCTCGCCACTTTCTGGATTTCCAGGGCTCGTCCATCCCCAGCTCCATGAAGAAGCTGGTGGTGACTAAGCTCAGCCCAAACTTCAGGGAAGCGGTTACCCTGCGGCAGGACTCGCCCGTGCCACTCCCGGGAGACGGAGACCTCCTGGTCAGAAACAG atTTGTCGGCATTAACGCATCTGACATAAACTACTCAGCTGGTCGATATGACCCGTCAGTTAAACCCCCATTTGATATAGGTTTTGAAGGCATCGGTGATGTGGTAGCATTAGGACTCAGTGCTAGTGCTGATTATACAGTGGGTCAAGCTGTGGCCTACCTGAAAGCAGGTTCCTTTGCTGAATACACAGTTGTGCCTGCCAAACAAGCAGTTCCTCTCCCCTCTGTGAAACCTGAGTTTCTTACTTTAATGGTAAGTGGCGCTACCGCATACATCAGTctgaaggagctgggagagCTGTCTGAAGGCAAGAAGGTTCTGGTGACAGCAGCGGCTGGAGGAACAGGCCAGTTCGCTGTGCAGCTTGCAAAGAAGGCAAAATGCCATGTAATTGGAACCTGCTCCAGTGATGAAAAGGGTGGTTTTCTGAAATCCATTGGCTGTGACCGTACGATCAactataaaactgaaaatgttgaATCTGTTCTTAGGAAGGACTACCCCGAAGGTGTGGATGTAGTGTATGAATCTGTTGGGGGAAAGATGTTTGACTTGGCTCTTAACTCCTTGGCTACCAAAGGGCGGCTGATAATTATTGGGTTTATCACTGGCTACCAAAACCCTACTGGCCTCCAGCCCGTTAAAGCAGAGTTATTGCCAGCAAAACTCTTGAAGAAGTCTGCCAGCATCCGAGGTTTCTTCTTGAACCATTACCTTTCAGAATACAAAACAGCTCTGAAGCACTTGCTCAAGATGTATGAAAGCAGAGACCTGGTTTGTGAGGTGGACTTTGGAGACATGTCTCCAGAGGACAAGTTCACTGGCTTGGAGTCTGTATTCCGTGCTGTAGATTACATGTACATGggaaaaaacactggaaaaattgTAGTTGAATTACCTCACTCTGTCAACAGTAAgctgtaa